In Acidianus brierleyi, one genomic interval encodes:
- the sul7d gene encoding Sul7d family chromatin protein, protein MTTVKFKYKGEEKEVDISKVKKVWKVGKMVSFTYDDNGKTGRGAVSEKDAPKELLDKLGK, encoded by the coding sequence ATGACTACTGTAAAATTCAAGTATAAGGGAGAAGAGAAGGAAGTAGACATATCAAAAGTAAAGAAAGTATGGAAAGTAGGGAAAATGGTATCATTCACATACGACGATAACGGAAAAACTGGTAGAGGAGCAGTAAGCGAAAAAGACGCGCCAAAAGAATTACTAGACAAGCTAGGAAAATAA
- a CDS encoding PQQ-binding-like beta-propeller repeat protein, translating into MKNQKFLLFISLIILSLTLFSFLSLSYVHDLTLIIHFYSPQKPKTNTFQFEGNPTHVYYVNTTTGYFSLNVNSAIVVPPSIYGQYLIITTSGPMNMQTRSLNEMLGCVIAVNINNGKIIWKDVFPNQIMTQPIIVNGTVVVGLGNAYFINSTIRGNGTNAIVAINIENGKEIWNFSTLGEDMPTPVYYNGNIIEPNGNGCIYAINLLTGTLSWKTKIYSYVSMSSPVLVNGSMYFGSAYPYVFFAINASNGKILWDDNFTALYNNYCVHGLDDSSPAYSNGIVTTSFTLLNNSNSSMVSDMLTAINATSGRILWVLNEGVGSIPPNLESPPEVIYNGTVFQDTPSVGILYAVNLTTGKVIWEIDTGPTTSNIDIYNNYVMIQNSTGTLFIINNGKITEETQLGVMPGPGNLLITRNSIILVGINGEIESIPLKVFQLPS; encoded by the coding sequence ATGAAAAACCAAAAATTTTTGCTTTTTATCTCGTTAATAATTTTGTCTTTAACACTTTTCTCTTTTTTATCTCTATCTTACGTGCATGATTTAACTCTTATTATACATTTTTACAGTCCTCAAAAACCAAAAACTAATACCTTTCAGTTTGAAGGAAATCCTACTCATGTATACTACGTTAATACAACAACTGGATATTTTTCGTTAAATGTGAATAGTGCTATTGTAGTTCCACCTTCTATTTATGGCCAATATCTTATAATTACAACATCTGGACCAATGAATATGCAAACAAGAAGTTTAAACGAAATGCTAGGATGCGTAATAGCAGTTAACATAAATAATGGAAAAATTATATGGAAAGATGTATTTCCGAATCAAATAATGACACAGCCAATAATAGTTAATGGAACAGTAGTTGTAGGCCTTGGAAATGCTTATTTTATTAATTCCACGATCAGAGGAAATGGAACTAATGCTATAGTAGCAATAAACATAGAAAATGGAAAAGAGATCTGGAATTTTTCTACTCTAGGAGAAGATATGCCTACTCCTGTGTATTATAATGGAAATATAATAGAGCCTAATGGAAATGGTTGCATATATGCAATAAATCTGTTAACAGGAACTTTATCATGGAAGACTAAGATATACTCCTATGTTAGTATGTCATCTCCAGTTCTCGTAAATGGGAGTATGTACTTTGGTAGCGCATATCCATATGTATTTTTTGCAATTAATGCGTCTAATGGAAAAATACTTTGGGACGATAACTTTACTGCTTTATATAACAACTATTGTGTTCACGGACTAGACGATTCATCACCAGCATACTCTAATGGAATAGTAACAACATCATTTACTTTATTAAATAATTCTAATTCTTCGATGGTTAGTGATATGCTGACTGCAATAAATGCTACGAGCGGAAGAATTTTATGGGTTCTAAATGAAGGTGTAGGATCTATTCCACCTAACTTAGAATCTCCACCAGAAGTAATCTATAATGGAACTGTATTTCAAGATACACCGTCCGTAGGTATATTATATGCAGTGAATTTAACTACAGGTAAAGTAATATGGGAAATTGATACTGGACCCACTACAAGTAATATTGATATTTATAATAATTATGTAATGATTCAAAATTCTACTGGAACCCTGTTTATAATCAATAACGGAAAAATAACAGAAGAAACGCAATTAGGCGTAATGCCCGGACCTGGTAATTTGTTAATAACTAGAAATTCAATTATACTCGTTGGAATTAATGGAGAGATAGAATCAATCCCCCTTAAGGTATTTCAATTGCCTAGCTAA
- a CDS encoding MMPL family transporter — protein MFNGLAKFISKKWYVLLVVWVIVLIVAAPLSSLFFKSVSYSVTISIPGSTASKAENIVSNYFKLQGASSANGVLLLKGNASKYSLFLSNLTSYGNISLESFYTIEKSTLNASLSKIYPSALNLTKNFIKIANNETELYYNLSKNAEKLNSTIPKLENITNSTRLIESKFSEVKDNINTTTNEIEFLHNGMYKNLTSFEILKEGEVKVNSTAFNLTKLLFYPQVAFLKVWISVYDNESLPSYHNVAISNEIAYNYVSKELEEPEVKDFFNIFFKYWNSSYNYQKLSQFPENSSVPYIVADNSIYDASQIFFAQNSTTLNFVDFMLKYFNITNFNQENTFEDFTVNYVHTIYNVPISLAYTLYTTSPLDVVLNIYHEKTNISISLLKDILESNTTQQFSNISLTIILSKVNSTERQFIYQVFYNMSKTPYEFAVNYISYKANISPEIVGELANFTQPIQYINYISEKEANQTGLPVWFFTELIEDHNYSNLTAYLVAPKLAKLNYILERSNITAFNLALYLENATWEKTANISSLLIANFVNSTTLIHINNTKLYHTLYSMIYSNISLSTEINKLISQNTFPVELIQNITNGLFTNNYYIIAMKGNFTYKEAENFESYVENQTHLQPYLTGPKPVTHSLEGIANSAFSIAIPVGIALAIILAGIYFRSIVAAFAPLGTYLAAYLASSVLIWAIVVKILGITIDFLTPSQVLLLALGLGTDYVVFISSRYIEERKKGVSKDNAVEEAVKWGGRAVTITAFVVMLSFLFLYVYNVPFFSDTAIAEMLAVAVVWIASVTLFTSILAALGDKLFFPRKLSKREEKEGKGIRRAGLIVGVITAIVIISAVYAVTTPLTFNILDLLPPNQATEGVNLLSSQFTSDNVFPIYVVIPINSTFNESTYQYALSIYHQLSSIQGVTAVDSPVSPLGGVVSYNNLSEYNYTQYISHGYMLFLVNQKYQPFSDKAFNVVKNILSVIGNKGYVGGGPVDAFNILNFVNTDFAEIFLLITVTMYIILVIMTRSFSVAGVIIFTIMSAVAITLGLERLVFSSMGYSLFAIVPLFLVAIIIGIGMDYNIFLVARIHEELEKGNNMEKAVEITRSRIGKTIVFLGLIFAGTMGSLMLVNAAILQEIGFALAVAAILETSLLWYYLAPSLLILLYRKLKVKPKMLI, from the coding sequence GTGTTTAACGGCTTAGCTAAATTCATATCAAAAAAATGGTATGTATTATTAGTAGTATGGGTAATTGTTTTAATAGTAGCAGCACCTTTATCTTCATTATTTTTTAAATCAGTAAGTTATAGTGTTACGATTTCTATCCCTGGAAGCACAGCCTCTAAAGCTGAAAATATAGTTTCTAATTATTTTAAGCTTCAGGGAGCTTCCTCAGCAAACGGTGTTCTGTTACTAAAGGGTAATGCAAGTAAATATTCACTTTTCCTCTCTAATCTAACTTCTTACGGTAACATATCGTTAGAAAGTTTCTACACAATTGAAAAGTCTACGTTGAACGCATCATTATCAAAAATATATCCATCAGCACTAAATTTAACTAAGAATTTTATTAAAATAGCAAATAATGAGACAGAACTCTATTACAATTTATCTAAAAATGCGGAAAAACTTAACTCTACAATACCTAAACTTGAGAATATTACAAATTCAACAAGATTGATTGAGTCAAAATTCTCAGAAGTTAAAGATAACATAAATACTACAACAAACGAAATAGAGTTTCTACATAACGGAATGTATAAGAATTTAACTTCTTTTGAGATACTCAAAGAAGGAGAAGTAAAGGTAAATTCCACAGCATTTAATCTAACTAAATTACTATTTTATCCACAAGTAGCGTTCCTAAAGGTATGGATATCAGTATATGACAATGAAAGTTTACCTTCATATCATAACGTTGCCATATCTAATGAAATCGCTTATAATTATGTTTCTAAAGAACTTGAGGAGCCAGAAGTTAAAGATTTCTTTAATATATTTTTTAAATATTGGAATTCTAGCTACAATTATCAGAAATTAAGTCAATTTCCAGAGAATTCTAGTGTACCATACATTGTTGCAGATAATAGTATATATGATGCTTCTCAGATATTTTTTGCGCAGAATTCTACCACGTTAAATTTTGTAGATTTCATGTTAAAATATTTTAATATAACCAATTTTAATCAGGAAAATACGTTTGAAGATTTTACAGTCAATTATGTTCATACGATCTATAATGTTCCAATATCTCTAGCATATACTTTATATACAACGTCTCCACTAGACGTAGTTCTCAATATATATCACGAAAAAACTAATATTTCCATTTCTCTCCTTAAGGACATTTTAGAAAGTAATACTACACAACAATTTAGTAATATCTCTCTAACTATAATATTGAGTAAAGTTAATTCTACTGAAAGACAATTTATATATCAAGTATTTTATAATATGAGTAAAACTCCTTATGAGTTTGCAGTAAACTACATAAGCTATAAGGCAAATATCTCACCAGAAATAGTAGGAGAATTAGCTAACTTTACACAACCTATACAATATATAAATTATATATCAGAAAAAGAAGCTAATCAAACTGGACTTCCTGTTTGGTTCTTTACTGAACTTATAGAAGACCATAATTATAGTAATTTAACTGCTTATCTAGTAGCACCTAAACTAGCAAAACTCAACTATATTTTAGAAAGATCAAATATTACCGCATTTAATCTAGCACTGTATCTAGAAAATGCTACATGGGAAAAGACAGCAAATATTTCGTCGTTGCTTATTGCCAACTTTGTAAATTCAACAACCTTAATCCATATTAATAACACGAAACTCTATCATACTCTGTATTCAATGATATATTCCAATATATCTCTATCAACTGAAATAAATAAATTAATTTCACAGAATACATTCCCTGTTGAATTAATACAAAATATAACAAATGGATTATTTACAAATAATTATTATATTATAGCAATGAAAGGAAACTTCACATATAAGGAAGCTGAAAATTTTGAAAGCTATGTAGAAAATCAAACACATTTGCAACCATATTTAACGGGACCTAAGCCAGTTACACACTCCTTAGAAGGTATAGCTAACTCGGCGTTTTCAATTGCTATCCCAGTAGGTATAGCTCTGGCAATAATTCTTGCAGGAATATATTTTAGATCAATAGTCGCTGCGTTTGCACCATTAGGAACATATTTAGCTGCATACCTAGCTTCTTCTGTCCTAATTTGGGCAATAGTTGTAAAAATTCTAGGAATAACGATAGATTTTCTGACACCTAGCCAGGTTCTACTGTTAGCCTTAGGATTAGGTACAGATTATGTAGTGTTTATTTCAAGTAGATACATAGAGGAAAGAAAGAAAGGAGTTAGTAAAGACAACGCAGTAGAAGAAGCAGTAAAGTGGGGAGGAAGAGCAGTAACAATTACTGCTTTCGTAGTTATGTTGTCATTCTTGTTCCTATATGTATATAACGTTCCATTCTTCTCTGATACTGCAATAGCCGAAATGTTAGCCGTAGCTGTAGTATGGATAGCTTCTGTTACTTTATTTACATCGATATTAGCAGCATTGGGTGACAAATTATTTTTCCCTAGAAAGCTCAGTAAAAGAGAAGAAAAAGAAGGAAAGGGAATAAGAAGAGCAGGGTTAATAGTAGGAGTTATAACAGCAATAGTAATAATTTCTGCAGTATATGCAGTAACTACTCCATTAACTTTTAACATTTTAGATCTATTACCTCCTAACCAGGCTACTGAAGGAGTTAATTTATTAAGTAGCCAATTTACTTCTGATAACGTATTTCCAATTTATGTTGTAATACCAATTAATAGTACATTTAATGAAAGTACATATCAGTATGCGTTATCCATATATCATCAATTGTCAAGTATCCAAGGAGTTACAGCAGTTGATTCTCCAGTCTCACCCTTAGGCGGAGTAGTATCTTATAATAATTTAAGTGAATACAATTATACACAGTACATCTCTCATGGTTATATGCTATTTTTGGTAAACCAAAAATATCAACCATTTTCTGATAAAGCATTTAACGTCGTAAAGAACATACTTTCAGTCATAGGAAATAAAGGATATGTAGGAGGAGGACCAGTTGATGCTTTTAATATATTGAACTTTGTAAACACAGATTTCGCGGAAATTTTCTTACTGATTACAGTAACTATGTACATTATTTTAGTAATAATGACTAGATCATTTTCAGTAGCTGGCGTAATAATTTTCACTATAATGTCAGCAGTAGCAATAACCCTAGGATTAGAAAGATTAGTATTTTCAAGTATGGGATACTCGCTATTTGCAATAGTACCATTATTCCTTGTAGCTATCATTATAGGCATAGGCATGGATTATAATATATTCCTTGTGGCAAGAATTCATGAGGAATTAGAAAAAGGAAATAATATGGAAAAAGCAGTCGAAATAACAAGAAGTAGAATAGGCAAGACTATAGTATTCTTAGGTCTAATATTTGCAGGCACAATGGGATCTCTTATGCTTGTTAATGCTGCAATACTTCAGGAGATAGGCTTTGCATTAGCTGTTGCAGCTATTTTAGAGACTTCCTTACTTTGGTATTATCTAGCTCCTTCTTTGCTAATACTATTGTATAGAAAACTTAAAGTCAAACCAAAAATGCTAATATAA
- the bluB gene encoding 5,6-dimethylbenzimidazole synthase yields the protein MELYTAIKSRRDIRSYFKKDPIPLDVLGRILFAAHLAPSVGFSQPWNFIIIKDYELRKKVKEEVVRQRERYRKILDNEKRNLFDNIKIEGILDTPINIAVTCDLNKCGPNVLGRITQPETCIYSTVLAIENLWLAARAENIGVGWVSFMDKNVIKTLLGIPSNVELIAYLDLGYVTDFPEKPELEEKGWNKRLPLSSVIFLDKWNGIPDENTKRIFDGISI from the coding sequence ATGGAATTATATACCGCTATAAAAAGTAGAAGAGATATAAGAAGTTATTTTAAAAAAGACCCAATTCCATTAGACGTATTAGGTAGAATTTTATTTGCGGCTCATTTGGCACCATCGGTTGGTTTTTCTCAACCTTGGAATTTTATTATAATAAAAGATTATGAGTTGCGAAAAAAGGTGAAAGAAGAAGTTGTAAGACAAAGAGAAAGATATAGGAAAATACTTGATAATGAAAAAAGAAACTTATTTGATAACATAAAAATAGAAGGAATTTTAGATACTCCGATAAACATTGCTGTTACATGTGATCTTAATAAGTGTGGCCCAAACGTTTTAGGCAGAATAACTCAACCAGAAACTTGTATTTACAGTACTGTATTAGCAATAGAAAATCTATGGCTAGCTGCTAGAGCTGAAAATATTGGTGTCGGCTGGGTAAGCTTTATGGACAAGAATGTAATAAAAACACTTCTAGGTATACCATCTAATGTAGAACTTATAGCCTATTTAGATTTAGGTTATGTTACAGATTTTCCAGAGAAGCCTGAGCTAGAAGAAAAAGGCTGGAATAAGCGATTGCCTCTTTCATCAGTAATATTTCTAGACAAGTGGAACGGAATTCCAGATGAGAACACTAAGCGCATATTTGATGGCATATCCATCTAA
- a CDS encoding ParA family protein, with protein MRISIIGVKGGSGKSTISLLLSKALSEMGEKVLLIDRDPLGWTSRILGLEGDGLVKSIIEGKEHGEFYAEKKYNNGKISVIKFYGEGPRFFTDVSIIHKNTVLLNKVEELYSQILKKKFDFYIVDNPSLVDFNDEIVKHELSIFLKNFPKVKILRIYVTDPSEPSIKATIDYIKKIESQNNLGNGYGLIINLVPPYPEELDKSKRDLKEALEETKLNSGFVLPFIENLFQFNGKIEDLEIPEEIKLLARQLKYLKGD; from the coding sequence ATGAGAATATCTATTATTGGCGTTAAGGGGGGTTCTGGAAAATCTACTATTTCTTTATTGCTATCTAAAGCTTTATCTGAAATGGGTGAAAAAGTATTATTAATTGATAGAGATCCATTAGGCTGGACATCTAGAATATTAGGTTTAGAAGGAGATGGATTAGTAAAATCAATAATAGAGGGAAAAGAGCATGGAGAATTCTATGCGGAGAAAAAATATAATAATGGTAAAATATCTGTAATAAAGTTTTACGGAGAAGGCCCAAGATTTTTCACTGATGTTAGTATTATTCATAAGAATACCGTCCTCTTAAACAAGGTTGAAGAATTATATAGTCAAATTTTGAAGAAGAAATTTGATTTTTATATTGTAGATAATCCTTCTTTAGTTGACTTTAATGATGAAATTGTTAAACATGAACTTTCTATTTTTCTAAAAAATTTCCCAAAAGTCAAAATATTAAGAATTTATGTTACTGACCCTTCAGAGCCTAGTATAAAAGCTACTATAGACTACATTAAAAAAATAGAAAGTCAAAATAATTTAGGTAATGGATATGGTCTAATAATAAATTTAGTTCCTCCTTATCCAGAAGAATTGGATAAAAGTAAAAGAGATTTGAAGGAGGCATTAGAGGAAACGAAATTAAATTCTGGATTTGTTTTACCTTTTATTGAGAATTTATTTCAATTTAACGGTAAAATAGAGGATCTAGAGATTCCAGAAGAAATTAAATTATTAGCTAGGCAATTGAAATACCTTAAGGGGGATTGA
- a CDS encoding ParA family protein, which translates to MSSIKGGVGKSTISAYLSKYLSKRHKVLLIDADLIKYSGYIVKVFEGFWRLKRNLTVYEIEENDNIEKILKNNYEYAVVDCPPFPEIICNKIDSNIDIYVSDITSLDLLLQYVTNKKIKILVINMVPPFPEDLEQISEKIKNLDFNLKVVIPFIPKIFMSKFRDIENSEIEIIEKMSNRIEKNSFNGEVISPLS; encoded by the coding sequence GTGTCGAGCATTAAGGGAGGAGTAGGAAAATCTACAATCTCAGCTTATCTATCAAAATATCTTAGTAAAAGACATAAGGTATTATTAATTGATGCAGATCTCATAAAGTATTCAGGCTATATAGTAAAGGTCTTTGAAGGATTCTGGAGATTGAAAAGAAATTTAACAGTTTATGAGATCGAGGAGAATGATAACATTGAAAAAATTCTGAAAAATAATTATGAATATGCGGTAGTAGATTGTCCACCTTTTCCAGAAATTATTTGCAATAAAATAGATAGTAATATAGACATCTATGTAAGTGATATAACTTCATTAGATTTACTATTACAATATGTAACAAATAAAAAAATAAAAATTCTTGTCATTAATATGGTACCTCCTTTTCCAGAAGATCTTGAACAAATATCAGAAAAAATAAAAAATCTGGACTTCAATCTTAAAGTTGTTATTCCTTTTATACCTAAGATCTTTATGAGCAAATTTAGAGATATAGAAAATAGCGAAATAGAAATAATAGAAAAAATGTCTAATAGAATAGAAAAAAACAGTTTTAATGGAGAAGTAATTTCACCATTAAGCTAG
- a CDS encoding ACT domain-containing protein — METAVVVVIGIDKPGIVAGISSKLAENNINIIDISQTVLRGVFSMIMIVDISKSKVNIGKLREELEAKGKELGVDVLVYHGEVFQYMERI; from the coding sequence ATGGAAACTGCAGTTGTGGTGGTTATTGGAATAGATAAACCTGGTATAGTGGCCGGAATTTCGAGTAAATTGGCCGAAAATAACATTAATATTATAGATATTTCTCAAACAGTTCTAAGAGGAGTTTTTTCAATGATTATGATAGTAGATATTTCTAAAAGTAAAGTAAATATAGGAAAGTTAAGGGAAGAATTAGAAGCTAAGGGAAAGGAACTAGGAGTCGACGTTCTTGTTTACCATGGAGAAGTTTTCCAATATATGGAGAGGATATAA
- a CDS encoding carboxypeptidase M32 codes for MQEILNEYRKAWSISYAISLLGWDLETYMPQEGAKARGEVFAQLSTLRREKIMQLKENVEKLRDEDLDDFGKGVKRVLSREIKYFLAVPKEIDEELNRLTSEAEIVWRQARKENNFLKFEPYLTKIVELERKIAEKLGYEGHPYNALLDLYEEGFTVSDADKIFSYLLPELKQILDKIMNDDKFPKKHELEDVEYNVDEMKKVNEEIIKLLGMPLTRFRLDISPHPFTVKISADDVRITTRYEGKDFKETMFSVIHESGHAMYELLIDKSLDMTPVGGGVSSGIHESQSRFWENIIGRSREFVSVIYPILKSNLQFLEKYDSEDIYKYFNVVRPSLIRVDADEVTYNFHIALRYEIEKRLIAGEIDVKDIPSIWNEFMEKYLGIQPKNDAEGSLQDIHWSQASFGYFPTYTLGNVVAGMLYHNFPTLKEKIKERDFDSVRDFLKNKICYYGSIYSPKVLLNRAFNEDYNPSYFVEYLKDKYLA; via the coding sequence ATGCAAGAGATTCTAAACGAATATAGAAAAGCCTGGAGTATTTCTTATGCCATAAGTCTTTTAGGATGGGATTTAGAAACATACATGCCGCAAGAAGGAGCAAAAGCAAGAGGAGAGGTCTTTGCTCAACTTTCTACACTACGTAGAGAAAAGATAATGCAGCTTAAGGAAAACGTAGAAAAGCTAAGAGACGAAGATCTTGACGATTTTGGTAAAGGAGTTAAAAGAGTTTTAAGTAGAGAAATAAAATATTTTTTAGCTGTTCCTAAAGAAATAGATGAAGAGCTAAACAGACTAACTTCAGAAGCCGAAATTGTGTGGAGACAAGCTAGAAAAGAAAACAATTTTCTCAAATTTGAGCCATACTTAACGAAAATAGTGGAATTAGAAAGAAAAATAGCAGAAAAACTGGGATATGAAGGTCATCCATATAATGCGTTATTGGATCTATATGAAGAGGGCTTTACAGTTAGTGACGCTGATAAGATTTTTTCATATCTTCTTCCAGAGCTAAAACAGATCTTAGATAAAATTATGAATGATGATAAATTTCCTAAGAAACATGAATTAGAAGATGTAGAATATAATGTAGACGAAATGAAAAAAGTAAACGAAGAAATCATCAAACTGCTAGGAATGCCGTTAACTAGATTTAGACTTGATATCTCTCCTCATCCATTTACAGTTAAAATTTCTGCTGATGATGTTAGGATAACTACAAGATATGAAGGTAAAGATTTCAAGGAGACTATGTTTTCTGTGATTCATGAAAGCGGACATGCCATGTATGAACTATTAATAGATAAGTCGTTGGATATGACTCCAGTAGGGGGCGGGGTTTCTTCTGGAATACATGAATCGCAATCAAGATTTTGGGAAAATATAATAGGTAGAAGTAGAGAATTTGTATCAGTAATATATCCGATTTTGAAGAGTAATCTTCAGTTTTTGGAAAAATATGATTCGGAAGATATTTATAAATATTTCAATGTAGTAAGACCTAGTTTGATCAGAGTAGACGCTGATGAAGTTACATATAATTTTCATATTGCTTTAAGGTATGAAATAGAAAAAAGGCTGATAGCTGGAGAAATTGATGTTAAGGATATACCTTCAATATGGAACGAGTTTATGGAGAAATATTTAGGAATTCAGCCAAAGAACGACGCAGAAGGTTCATTACAAGATATACATTGGTCACAAGCGTCTTTTGGTTATTTCCCTACATATACTTTAGGAAACGTTGTTGCAGGAATGTTATATCATAATTTCCCTACTTTAAAGGAGAAGATAAAAGAAAGAGATTTTGATAGTGTTAGAGATTTTCTAAAAAATAAGATATGTTACTATGGTTCAATATATTCACCTAAGGTTTTACTTAATAGAGCATTCAATGAGGATTATAATCCTTCTTATTTTGTGGAATATCTAAAAGACAAATACCTAGCTTAA
- a CDS encoding maleate cis-trans isomerase, which produces MISLIVSEENPVLPKDIKLVFDQVNVFYMKYYPGHGNSRDEMQRMYNELSKIKKEAEKGDAIIYARSYGVFYSDGMKRLKNFFSKPVIISTEAIVQKLKDLKANNLYVITPYNQRRHDYEIKWLYGLGFKVVGSIALGRTGGPAIASTPHQLVIDATKVAQESSADAIYIACTILSTLPILDRLNGRIPVVTAASASVDKVKEIINLRNNS; this is translated from the coding sequence ATGATATCCTTAATAGTATCAGAGGAGAATCCTGTATTACCCAAAGACATAAAACTAGTATTTGATCAAGTTAATGTATTTTATATGAAATATTACCCAGGACATGGGAACTCCAGGGACGAAATGCAGAGAATGTATAATGAATTATCTAAAATAAAGAAGGAAGCAGAAAAAGGAGATGCAATAATCTACGCTCGTTCATATGGTGTGTTCTATAGTGATGGAATGAAAAGGCTTAAGAATTTCTTCTCTAAACCGGTAATAATATCAACAGAGGCTATAGTTCAGAAATTGAAAGACTTAAAGGCTAATAATTTATACGTTATAACTCCTTATAATCAAAGACGCCATGATTACGAAATTAAATGGCTTTATGGCTTAGGATTCAAAGTAGTAGGATCAATCGCGTTAGGTAGGACAGGCGGTCCAGCTATAGCATCTACTCCTCATCAACTAGTTATTGATGCTACTAAGGTTGCCCAAGAATCATCTGCTGATGCAATATATATAGCATGTACTATATTATCTACCCTTCCTATTCTTGATAGACTTAATGGTAGGATTCCCGTCGTCACTGCTGCTTCTGCTTCCGTCGACAAGGTTAAGGAGATCATTAATCTCCGTAATAACAGTTAA
- a CDS encoding DUF711 family protein has translation MRYDAEEIVEVIRMLNEQDLDIRSVTLSINTLFAISDSENKVFDKIRNIENIIKRFVSAVNKTEEKYGIRIVTKRVAISPLQYFLEVVPKEDFAIELAKILDSIAEKNSVDYISGFSAHAERGLSLGSRVLMESLSSALNSTKRITGMINAASTSAGLNTDAVKLFTDKIFEMSPEASSRVSIMANSPPDSPFVPSAHHGEGMPDVMINIAISGPGVIENAIKTSNPKNFVELYEIIKKSSFKITRLGELIGKSVSKEINAQFGSVDLSIAPSPKIGDSVAGIIESMGIGKIGGHGSVAAMALLMDAVKKGGAMGTSSVGGLSSAFIPVSEDSIMAERALDGSIDFFTLLSMSAVCNSGIDMVGISKSQGKDKVIGLILDVLSMGIVLNKILGVRIIPVDQKPGEYIDLGGLLGKVVVMKLKDINVERFSNMKGFIPNTIKRLEMG, from the coding sequence ATGAGGTATGATGCTGAAGAAATTGTTGAAGTTATAAGAATGCTTAATGAGCAGGACTTAGATATAAGATCAGTTACTCTTAGTATTAATACTCTATTTGCTATCTCAGATTCTGAAAATAAGGTATTCGATAAAATTAGAAATATAGAAAATATAATAAAAAGATTTGTTTCTGCAGTAAATAAAACTGAAGAAAAGTACGGCATACGAATAGTAACTAAGAGAGTTGCAATATCGCCCTTGCAATACTTTTTAGAAGTCGTTCCTAAAGAAGATTTTGCAATAGAGTTAGCAAAAATACTAGATAGTATTGCTGAAAAAAACTCTGTTGATTATATTAGTGGATTTTCTGCTCATGCTGAAAGAGGACTTAGTTTAGGAAGTAGAGTATTAATGGAGTCCTTATCTTCTGCTTTAAACTCTACAAAAAGAATAACAGGTATGATAAATGCCGCATCAACGTCTGCTGGATTAAATACTGATGCTGTAAAATTATTTACAGATAAAATTTTTGAAATGAGTCCAGAGGCTTCGTCAAGAGTATCGATAATGGCTAATTCTCCTCCAGATTCTCCATTTGTGCCTTCTGCACATCATGGAGAAGGAATGCCAGACGTTATGATAAACATAGCGATAAGTGGACCAGGAGTAATAGAGAATGCTATCAAAACATCTAATCCAAAAAATTTTGTTGAGCTCTATGAGATAATTAAAAAGTCATCCTTTAAAATAACTAGACTTGGAGAGTTAATAGGTAAAAGTGTATCAAAGGAAATTAATGCGCAATTTGGTTCTGTGGATCTTTCAATAGCACCTTCTCCTAAGATTGGAGACAGTGTAGCTGGAATAATAGAATCTATGGGAATAGGAAAAATAGGTGGACATGGTTCAGTGGCAGCTATGGCTTTGCTAATGGATGCAGTAAAAAAAGGAGGAGCTATGGGTACTTCTTCAGTAGGTGGCTTAAGTAGTGCTTTTATTCCAGTAAGTGAGGACTCAATAATGGCTGAAAGAGCATTAGACGGTTCAATAGATTTCTTTACGCTATTATCAATGTCTGCAGTATGTAATTCTGGTATAGATATGGTTGGAATAAGTAAATCACAAGGGAAAGATAAAGTAATAGGATTAATTCTTGATGTGTTATCAATGGGAATAGTTTTGAATAAAATCTTAGGAGTAAGAATTATTCCAGTAGATCAAAAACCTGGAGAGTATATAGATCTTGGTGGGCTCTTAGGCAAGGTTGTTGTCATGAAACTTAAGGATATTAATGTAGAAAGATTCTCAAATATGAAAGGATTTATTCCTAATACGATCAAGAGATTGGAAATGGGCTAG